From one Geoalkalibacter sp. genomic stretch:
- a CDS encoding cupin domain-containing protein, with product MAQAPYRISDKKVIVETPEVRVSEMTLAVGEEIPWHLHTQVADTFYCLEGQVLLQTGENPQGRIHQPGDRSTLPAGQPHRLTNAGGIPCRVLLIQGVGRYDFVATNPPDKAQS from the coding sequence ATGGCCCAAGCGCCCTATCGGATCAGCGATAAGAAAGTCATCGTGGAGACACCCGAGGTGCGGGTTTCGGAAATGACCCTGGCCGTCGGGGAAGAGATTCCCTGGCATCTGCACACGCAAGTCGCGGACACCTTTTATTGCCTCGAAGGGCAAGTGCTCCTGCAGACCGGCGAGAATCCACAGGGCCGAATCCATCAGCCCGGGGATCGCTCCACCCTGCCCGCCGGACAACCCCACCGGCTGACCAACGCCGGTGGGATCCCCTGCCGTGTTCTGCTGATCCAGGGCGTCGGACGCTACGATTTCGTGGCGACCAACCCACCCGACAAGGCACAATCCTAA
- a CDS encoding acyl carrier protein phosphodiesterase yields MNYLVHLYLSDGSAGGLLGNLMGDFVKGALDESIPAEIRAGIHQHRLVDAFAQGNSHFQRSKRRLDARFGHCRGVLVDVFYDHLLAGNWPRHHPRPLEEFAARVYALLEEHFDELPPGLREVAPRMIRHNWLVSYREIEVVGRVLERIAARLSRPTPLAQGLPALLADYPAFREDCRLFLEDARAFLSQNG; encoded by the coding sequence GTGAACTATCTGGTTCATCTCTACCTCTCCGACGGAAGCGCCGGCGGCCTGCTCGGCAATCTCATGGGCGATTTCGTCAAGGGCGCCCTGGATGAAAGCATTCCGGCCGAAATTCGCGCCGGCATCCATCAGCACCGCCTCGTCGATGCCTTCGCCCAGGGCAACAGCCATTTTCAGCGCAGCAAGCGCAGGCTCGACGCGCGCTTCGGTCACTGCAGGGGCGTGCTGGTCGACGTGTTTTACGATCATCTTCTGGCCGGCAACTGGCCACGGCATCATCCTCGCCCCCTCGAAGAATTCGCCGCCCGCGTCTATGCCTTGCTCGAAGAGCACTTCGACGAGTTGCCCCCGGGTTTGCGGGAGGTCGCGCCGCGCATGATTCGGCATAACTGGCTGGTATCCTACCGCGAAATCGAGGTGGTCGGCAGGGTGCTCGAACGCATCGCCGCGCGCCTCTCCCGCCCCACACCTCTTGCCCAGGGACTGCCCGCCCTGCTCGCCGACTACCCGGCTTTCCGCGAGGATTGCCGCCTTTTTCTGGAGGACGCGCGCGCCTTTCTGTCGCAAAACGGCTGA
- a CDS encoding DUF481 domain-containing protein — protein MRVFMGMERLTFAWLAFFLLAFCPQGAAADEILLKNGDRLSGTVTEAKGGQLFINTPYASGISVNINEIAAISTDNPLTLRFAGTDVIRGRLLTRDGQTLVVPEEGRGELAISLNQVRSINVPDILWSGNVFLGGAQQSGNTDRMSLTFGADAVRRGLEDRFSLAFLYNYAEEDGEVTTRNAYGAMKYDYFFTPRFYGLLSVELLNDKFKDLNLRAIVGPGVGYQIWEDARKALALEAGIAYFSEDRRDGEDDSWFTARLAAVFRYELTSWLRFTDTLILYPQLESVGDYTLRNDAALITALGSSWALRLGNIWERDSDPPSGIKKDDFKTSLALQYSF, from the coding sequence ATGCGAGTTTTCATGGGGATGGAGCGTTTGACCTTTGCTTGGCTTGCGTTTTTTCTTCTGGCGTTTTGTCCCCAGGGTGCCGCGGCCGACGAAATTCTGCTGAAAAACGGCGACCGCCTCAGCGGCACGGTGACCGAGGCCAAAGGCGGTCAACTGTTCATCAACACCCCCTATGCTTCGGGCATCTCGGTGAACATCAATGAAATCGCCGCAATTTCCACGGACAATCCCCTCACCCTGCGTTTTGCGGGAACCGATGTCATCAGGGGCCGCCTGCTCACCAGGGACGGCCAGACCCTGGTGGTTCCCGAAGAGGGGCGCGGAGAACTGGCGATTTCCCTGAATCAGGTGCGCTCCATCAATGTCCCGGACATCCTGTGGAGCGGCAACGTCTTTCTCGGCGGCGCCCAACAGTCGGGCAACACCGACCGCATGAGCCTGACCTTCGGCGCCGACGCCGTGCGCCGCGGCCTCGAAGACCGCTTCAGCCTCGCCTTTCTCTACAACTATGCCGAGGAAGACGGCGAAGTCACCACGCGCAACGCCTACGGCGCCATGAAGTACGATTACTTCTTCACGCCGCGCTTCTATGGGTTGCTGAGCGTTGAGCTGCTCAACGACAAATTCAAGGATCTCAACCTGCGCGCCATCGTCGGCCCCGGCGTCGGCTATCAGATCTGGGAGGACGCGCGCAAGGCCCTGGCCCTGGAAGCCGGCATCGCCTATTTCAGCGAGGACCGCAGGGACGGCGAGGACGACAGCTGGTTCACGGCGCGCCTGGCGGCGGTGTTCCGCTACGAGCTGACCTCCTGGCTGCGCTTCACCGACACCCTGATTCTCTACCCGCAACTGGAGAGCGTCGGTGACTACACCTTGCGCAACGACGCGGCATTGATCACCGCCCTGGGTTCCTCCTGGGCGCTGCGCCTGGGCAATATCTGGGAACGAGACAGCGATCCACCCTCGGGCATCAAAAAAGACGACTTCAAGACCAGCCTCGCCCTGCAATATTCCTTCTAG
- a CDS encoding GAF domain-containing protein has protein sequence MSANVETSFVKLLGLASFLEQQGHLEERLAELAALAAEILGSHNCSIMLLRDDDGRDPRMRIFASHGYLPPAAFAESARHKEGIAGQVAASGKALLVSDILASPYAPHARWPEKKNRGFLCAPIFIGSQVLGVINVNSPLDDRIYDEKDLQLLVTVALLVGKSIQVVQLQNLLRSRFAQQALLNQARKTVDDAWIARGQDPRKAARIVGKAFYREMHDAGFSDDHIIQAATEIISLLGQKIRKHSRRRDPNRPEN, from the coding sequence ATGTCCGCGAACGTCGAAACCTCATTTGTCAAACTGCTCGGGTTGGCCAGCTTTCTTGAACAACAAGGGCATCTTGAGGAGAGGCTCGCTGAACTGGCGGCCCTGGCCGCCGAAATTCTTGGTTCGCATAACTGCTCGATCATGTTGCTGCGGGATGACGACGGCCGGGATCCGCGCATGAGAATCTTTGCCAGTCACGGCTATCTGCCCCCCGCCGCCTTTGCCGAAAGCGCCCGGCACAAGGAAGGCATCGCCGGGCAGGTCGCGGCAAGCGGCAAGGCTCTGCTGGTGAGCGATATCCTCGCTTCGCCCTACGCCCCCCACGCACGTTGGCCGGAGAAAAAAAACCGCGGATTTCTCTGCGCGCCGATTTTCATCGGCAGCCAAGTGCTTGGCGTCATCAACGTCAACAGTCCCCTGGATGATCGGATTTATGACGAAAAAGATCTTCAACTTCTCGTCACCGTCGCTCTTCTGGTGGGCAAATCCATTCAGGTGGTTCAGTTGCAGAATCTGCTCAGATCGCGCTTCGCCCAACAAGCACTGCTGAACCAGGCACGCAAAACCGTGGACGACGCCTGGATCGCACGGGGCCAAGACCCGAGGAAAGCGGCACGCATCGTCGGCAAGGCGTTTTATCGCGAGATGCACGATGCCGGGTTCTCCGACGATCACATCATTCAGGCCGCCACGGAAATCATCTCCCTGCTCGGGCAGAAAATCCGCAAGCACAGTCGGCGGCGCGACCCCAACCGCCCGGAAAATTAA